A stretch of the Chanos chanos chromosome 1, fChaCha1.1, whole genome shotgun sequence genome encodes the following:
- the slc35e3 gene encoding solute carrier family 35 member E3 isoform X1 — MATRLGGLFDNSRIVAGLLINLFSSICIVFINKWIYVHYGFPNMTLTLIHFLVTGLGLFVCQKMDIFSPKSIRPTKIILLALSFCGFVAFTNLSLQNNTIGTYQLAKAMTTPVIIVIQTFYYNKTFSTKIKLTLVPITLGVILNSYYDVRFNLLGMVFATLGVLVTSLYQVWVGAKQHELQVNSMQLLYYQAPMSSAFLLTLVPFFEPLTGEGGIFGPWSIKALVMVLLSGVIAFLVNLSIYWIIGNTSPVTYNMFGHFKFCVTLLGGYVLFQDPLSLNQGLGILCTLSGILAYTHFKLAEQEEGKSRLAQRP; from the exons ATGGCTACTCGACTTGGCGGCCTCTTTGATAATAGCCGAATTGTGGCTGGATTGTTGATCAATTTATTTTCGTCAATATGCATCGTTTTCATCAACAAATGGATATATGTCCACTATGGGTTTCCAAACATGACTTtgacactcattcattttctggtTACGGGGCTTGGACTCTTCGTGTGTCAGAAAATGgatattttttccccaaagagTATTCGACCCACCAAAATCATTCTCTTGGCACTAAGCTTCTGCGGTTTTGTTGCTTTCACCAACCTTTCCCTCCAAAATAATACTATAGGCACTTACCAACTTGCTAAGGCAATGACAACACCGGTTATCATTGTTATTCAAACGTTCTACTACAACAAAACCTTTTCCACGAAGATTAAACTGACTTTG gtaCCCATCACCCTTGGTGTCATATTAAACTCTTACTATGATGTACGGTTTAATCTGCTAGGTATGGTTTTTGCCACGCTGGGAGTTCTTGTCACATCACTATACCAGGTG TGGGTGGGTGCAAAGCAGCATGAGTTACAAGTGAACTCCATGCAGCTGCTTTATTACCAGGCCCCCATGTCCTCTGCCTTCCTGCTCACACTGGTGCCCTTCTTTGAGCCCCTTACTGGGGAGGGGGGAATTTTTGGCCCCTGGTCAATCAAGGCTTTG GTCATGGTGCTGCTGTCCGGGGTCATTGCATTCTTGGTGAACTTGTCCATATACTGGATAATTGGAAACACTTCCCCAGTCAC CTACAACATGTTTGGAcattttaaattctgtgtcaCACTCCTGGGCGGTTATGTGCTTTTCCAGGACCCTCTGTCACTGAACCAGGGCCTTGGTATCCTCTGCACCCTCTCAGGCATTTTGGCATACACTCACTTTAAGCTGGCTGAACAGGAGGAGGGCAAGAGCCGGCTTGCTCAAAGACCATGA
- the slc35e3 gene encoding solute carrier family 35 member E3 isoform X2 — protein MATRLGGLFDNSRIVAGLLINLFSSICIVFINKWIYVHYGFPNMTLTLIHFLVTGLGLFVCQKMDIFSPKSIRPTKIILLALSFCGFVAFTNLSLQNNTIGTYQLAKAMTTPVIIVIQTFYYNKTFSTKIKLTLWVGAKQHELQVNSMQLLYYQAPMSSAFLLTLVPFFEPLTGEGGIFGPWSIKALVMVLLSGVIAFLVNLSIYWIIGNTSPVTYNMFGHFKFCVTLLGGYVLFQDPLSLNQGLGILCTLSGILAYTHFKLAEQEEGKSRLAQRP, from the exons ATGGCTACTCGACTTGGCGGCCTCTTTGATAATAGCCGAATTGTGGCTGGATTGTTGATCAATTTATTTTCGTCAATATGCATCGTTTTCATCAACAAATGGATATATGTCCACTATGGGTTTCCAAACATGACTTtgacactcattcattttctggtTACGGGGCTTGGACTCTTCGTGTGTCAGAAAATGgatattttttccccaaagagTATTCGACCCACCAAAATCATTCTCTTGGCACTAAGCTTCTGCGGTTTTGTTGCTTTCACCAACCTTTCCCTCCAAAATAATACTATAGGCACTTACCAACTTGCTAAGGCAATGACAACACCGGTTATCATTGTTATTCAAACGTTCTACTACAACAAAACCTTTTCCACGAAGATTAAACTGACTTTG TGGGTGGGTGCAAAGCAGCATGAGTTACAAGTGAACTCCATGCAGCTGCTTTATTACCAGGCCCCCATGTCCTCTGCCTTCCTGCTCACACTGGTGCCCTTCTTTGAGCCCCTTACTGGGGAGGGGGGAATTTTTGGCCCCTGGTCAATCAAGGCTTTG GTCATGGTGCTGCTGTCCGGGGTCATTGCATTCTTGGTGAACTTGTCCATATACTGGATAATTGGAAACACTTCCCCAGTCAC CTACAACATGTTTGGAcattttaaattctgtgtcaCACTCCTGGGCGGTTATGTGCTTTTCCAGGACCCTCTGTCACTGAACCAGGGCCTTGGTATCCTCTGCACCCTCTCAGGCATTTTGGCATACACTCACTTTAAGCTGGCTGAACAGGAGGAGGGCAAGAGCCGGCTTGCTCAAAGACCATGA